A window of the Microtus pennsylvanicus isolate mMicPen1 chromosome 4, mMicPen1.hap1, whole genome shotgun sequence genome harbors these coding sequences:
- the LOC142848810 gene encoding prolactin-like — MFQLLLLSNLLWEYVVPMPMCLDLEGYNELSIEEIFDRAVVMAQYTSNLTTQMSEEFDENFSESLWYKARNSSTCHTASLATPEDNEQIQQTQSDDLLKVMISISRAWFHPLEHLVRSVAALKGACETMLSKVKEVEKKNEELLEEMKRILVRVHPGAEENVYPAWMGLAEVRSANEDTRHFALSNLFHCLRCDANKVATYLLILRCRVIHDNNC, encoded by the exons ATGTTTCAGCTTCTGCTACTGTCAAACCTCCTATGGGAGTATGTGGTCCCCATGCCCATGTGCCTTGACTTGGAAGGATACAATGAGTTGTCCATTGAAGAAATATTTGACCGTGCTGTTGTCATGGCTCAATACACCTCTAACCTCACCACACAAATGTCTGAGGAGTTT gaTGAAAACTTTTCTGAAAGCCTGTGGTACAAAGCCAGGAACTCCAGCACCTGTCACACTGCTTCCCTTGCTACACCAGAAGACAATGAACAAATCCAACAGACACAA TCAGATGACCTTCTGAAAGTGATGATCAGCATTTCAAGAGCTTGGTTCCACCCTCTTGAACACCTAGTGCGTTCAGTGGCAGCTCTTAAAGGGGCCTGTGAGACCATGCTGTCGAAAGTCAAAgaggtagagaaaaaaaatgaagaactttTAGAGGAAATGAAGAGAATCCTTGTCAGG GTTCATCCTGGAGCTGAAGAAAATGTCTACCCTGCTTGGATGGGACTGGCAGAAGTGAGGTCGGCCAATGAAGACACTCGCCATTTTGCTCTTAGTAACCTGTTCCACTGCCTTCGCTGTGATGCTAATAAGGTTGCCACTTATCTTTTGATCCTGAGGTGCAGAGTCATTCATGACAACAACTGCTAA
- the LOC142848811 gene encoding prolactin-3B1-like has product MQLSLAQLSFSGTLLLLTTSNLLLWEHVSSSSTSRLSTGSLYQRVVELSHYTHDLASKVFTDFNMKFGRSVWKQSRMISTCHTAAIPTPENREQVHQTKSEDLLKVTISILQAWEDPVKHMAIVVAGLPGASDVMISRTKELEERILGLLEGLKIILSRIQPGAVEIEKSFWYGWSDLQSDEDTRNIALYTLGRCVRRDTHKVDNFLKVLKCRDVHNNNC; this is encoded by the exons ATGCAGCTGTCACTGGCTCAACTGTCCTTCT cTGGGACACTCCTTCTGCTGACAACGTCAAATTTGCTTCTTTGGGAGCATGTGTCCTCCTCATCAACTTCCCGATTGTCCACTGGAAGCCTATACCAACGTGTGGTAGAACTATCTCACTACACCCACGATCTAGCCTCAAAAGTCTTCACTGACTTT AATATGAAGTTTGGTAGGAGTGTTTGGAAACAGAGCCGGATGATAAGCACATGCCACACTGCTGCTATCCCTACGCCAGAAAACAGAGAACAAGTCCACCAAACAAAA TCGGAAGACCTTCTGAAAGTGACCATCAGTATTCTACAAGCCTGGGAAGATCCCGTGAAGCACATGGCAATTGTAGTGGCTGGGCTTCCGGGTGCATCTGATGTGATGATCTCAAGAACCAAGGAGTTGGAGGAACGAATTCTAGGCCTTCTGGAGGGATTAAAGATCATACTCAGCAGG ATTCAGCCCGGAGCTGTTGAAATTGAAAAGAGTTTCTGGTACGGATGGTCAGATTTGCAGTCTGATGAAGACACTCGTAACATCGCTTTGTACACTCTGGGCCGCTGCGTGCGCAGGGATACACATAAAGTTGACAACTTTCTTAAGGTCTTGAAGTGCCGAGATGTTCATAACAACAACTGCTGA